In the genome of Geotrypetes seraphini chromosome 16, aGeoSer1.1, whole genome shotgun sequence, one region contains:
- the LOC117349736 gene encoding olfactory receptor 5V1-like — protein sequence MVNHTSVTEFLILGFPEFPELQLPLFTLFSFLYLLAVLGNLLVIFIICADRHLHTPMYFFLANLSSLDICSLTSIVPKMLVILLTKNQNISFVGCILQMYCYSTCVSTEFALLTAMAYDRYIAICNPLRYLNIMNKNACAILAAASWIAGLLDPLPHNIAISQSSFCDSNVINHFFCEVTALVKLSCSDTSIIQTMNYIVGLFAIFLPFLLILLSYIFIIFSILRIRSSKGKSKAFSTCSSHLTVILLAYGTIIGVYMNPRSVNSADQNKLPIAMYIVTLPLLNPVIYSLRSRELKVALKRVIVKNH from the coding sequence ATGGTCAATCATACCAGTGTGACAGAATTCCTGATTCTTGGATTCCCAGAGTTTCCAGAGTTGCAGCTccctctcttcactctcttctcatTCCTCTACCTATTGGCTGTGCTGGGGAACCTTCTTGTTATCTTCATAATTTGTGCTGATCGACACCTCCACACCCCCATGTATTTCTTCCTGGCCAACCTGTCCTCCTTAGATATCTGCTCCTTGACTTCTATTGTGCCAAAAATGTTGGTAATTCTGCTGACAAAAAACCAGAATATATCTTTTGTGGGATGCATTTTACAGATGTACTGCTATTCAACTTGTGTATCTACAGAATTTGCTCTTCTTACTGCCATGGCATATGACCGTTATATTGCAATATGTAACCCCTTACGTTACCTCAACATCATGAATAAGAATGCTTGTGCTATTCTGGCAGCTGCCTCATGGATAGCAGGTTTATTAGATCCATTGCCACATAACATTGCTATATCACAGTCTTCTTTCTGTGACTCCAATGTAATAAATCACTTCTTCTGTGAAGTCACAGCACTGGTGAAGCTTTCTTGCTCAGATACCTCAATAATTCAAACTATGAATTATATAGTAGGTTTATTTGCAATCTTCCTTCCATTTCTCCTAATTCTTTTGTCTTACATATTTATAATTTTCTCCATCTTGAGAATCCGCTCTTCAAAGGGCAAAAGTAAGGCCTTCTCCACCTGCTCTTCCCACCTTACAGTAATCCTTCTGGCATATGGGACTATAATAGGAGTGTACATGAACCCTAGGTCGGTGAATTCTGCAGATCAAAACAAGTTACCTATTGCAATGTATATAGTTACTCTCCCACTTCTAAACCCTGTGATTTATAGCTTGAGAAGCAGAGAGTTAAAAGTGGCCCTGAAAAGAGTCATCGTGAAGAACCACTAA